In Carassius auratus strain Wakin unplaced genomic scaffold, ASM336829v1 scaf_tig00032272, whole genome shotgun sequence, one DNA window encodes the following:
- the LOC113080848 gene encoding transmembrane protein 98-like — METVVIVAIGVLATIFLASFVALVVVCRHRYCHPPDFLHQFDSKPTVDLIGAMETQSEPSELELDDVVITNPHIEAMLENEDWIEDASGLVSHCIAILKICHTLTEKLVAMTMGSGAKVKAPASLNDIITVAKRISPRVDDVVRSMYPPLDPILLDARATALLLSVSHLVLVTRNACHMSGSLDWIDQSLHAAEDHMVVLREAALASEPERGLPEREQSI; from the exons ATGGAGACGGTGGTGATCGTGGCCATAGGTGTACTCGCCACCATCTTCTTGGCATCATTTGTGGCGCTGGTGGTTGTGTGTCGGCATCGTTACTGCCACCCTCCGGACTTTCTGCATCAGTTTGATTCCAA ACCTACAGTTGATCTGATCGGAGCGATGGAGACTCAGAGTGAACCGTCAGAGCTGGAGCTGGATGATGTTGTCATCACCAATCCTCACATCGAGGCCATGCTGGAGAACGAAGACTGGATCGAAGATGCCTC TGGTCTTGTATCTCATTGCATTGCGATTCTGAAG ATATGCCACACTCTCACCGAAAAGCTAGTTGCCATGACAATGGGCTCTGGAGCAAAGGTCAAAGCACCTGCCAGCTTGAATGACATCATCACCGTGGCCAAACGCATCAGTCCAAG GGTGGATGACGTGGTTCGCTCTATGTACCCTCCACTGGACCCCATTCTTCTGGATGCCAG AGCCACAGCATTACTACTGTCGGTCAGTCACTTGGTACTGGTGACACGAAACGCCTGTCACATGTCTGGCAGCCTGGACTGGATCGACCAATCACTGCATGCGGCCGAGGATCACATGGTCGTGTTGAGAGAGGCGGCTTTAGCATCTGAACCAGAGAGAGGTTTGCCAGAGAGAGAGCAGTCAATCTGA
- the LOC113080847 gene encoding cyclin-dependent kinase 6-like — protein MDDSCRESSDYEILAEIGQGAYGKVYKARERRGQQRFIAVKRLNIPEEPESGIPQFVIREVALLRKIEHFNHPNIVKLLNVSTGWQNQKLDLTLVFEYIDQDLTAFLSRASEKGLARDKIKDVMRQLLSGLDFLHTNTVIHRDLKPDNVLVSCRGEVKIADFGLARIYTYHIALTPCVVTLWYRAPEVLLQSSYMSSVDMWSAGCIFAELFLLRPLFRGFTEIQQLQKIFEIIGLPGEEDWPIESPVCYSPAWAEKKPTKQLLPSLTHEENDLLSQFLAFSPAHRISACRALAHPFLADCNSEDE, from the exons ATGGATGACAGCTGTCGGGAGAGCTCAGATTATGAAATCTTGGCAGAAATCGGCCAGGGCGCCTACGGGAAAGTGTACAAAGCCCGAGAGAGGCGCGGGCAGCAGCGCTTCATAGCGGTGAAGAGACTCAACATCCCCGAGGAGCCGGAGTCTGGCATCCCTCAGTTCGTGATTCGAGAAGTGGCTCTTCTGCGCAAAATAGAGCACTTCAACCACCCCAACATAGTCAA GCTGCTGAATGTATCAACTGGATGGCAAAACCAGAAGCTTGACCTGACGCTGGTGTTTGAGTATATTGATCAGGATCTGACTGCATTTCTCAGCAGAGCATCAGAAAAAGGCCTGGCCAGagacaaaataaag GATGTGATGCGTCAGCTGCTCAGCGGACTTGACTTCCTCCACACTAACACCGTCATTCACCGGGATCTAAAGCCAGACAATGTGCTCGTGAGCTGTCGAGGGGAGGTCAAGATTGCAGACTTCGGTTTAGCCAGGATATACACATACCATATCGCCCTCACCCCATGT gttgtgACTTTGTGGTACAGGGCTCCAGAGGTCCTACTGCAGTCCAGTTACATGTCTTCTGTGGATATGTGGAGTGCAGGGTGCATCTTTGCAGAGCTCTTTCTATTAAG GCCTTTGTTTCGTGGATTCACAGAGATCCAGCAGCTGCAAAAGATCTTCGA GATAATTGGATTGCCGGGTGAGGAGGACTGGCCCATAGAAAGCCCTGTCTGCTACAGCCCTGCCTGGGCTGAGAAAAAGCCTACAAAACAACTACTGCCCAGTCTCACCCATGAGGAGAATGACCTGCTGTCT caATTTTTGGCTTTCAGTCCAGCTCATCGCATCTCTGCCTGTAGAGCTTTGGCCCACCCTTTCCTGGCAGACTGCAACAGTGAAGACGAATGA